In Shewanella psychrotolerans, the genomic stretch CTCGATGCTCAGGCCATCAGCGAAATCTTGGCCAAAATGGCAATAGAGGAAAACTATAACTGGCAGTTACAAATGGATGAAACCATGGTCGCCAATGCCTTAGTTTCTGGCACTAAGGTGCGCATCAACAGCCACGCTATTTTATCGACAATCGATGCCCAAGCCCTTGCTCACCATGAATTAGGCGTCCACTTAGTCACCTCTCTCAACGCTAAGGCTCAGCCACTGCAAATTTTATCGTTAGGTTGCCCACTCAATACCATGACCCAAGAAGGGCTGGCCATCTTAAGTGAATACCTATCTGGTAACCTGAGTGTAAAACGCCTCAAGACCCTTGCCTTAAGGGTCATGGCGGTCAACTCGATGATAGAAGATAAAAACTTTCGAACCACATTTTTACTGCTCAAAGAAAACTATGGCGTAGACGATAACTTAGCCTACACCATTACCGCGCGCGTATACCGTGGCGGCGGTTACACCAAAGATCATCTTTATCTCAAAGGATTCAGCATGATTTTAAGCGCTTATGAGCAAGAGAAGCACTTTAACCACCTGCTAGCCGGGAAAACATCATTGGCCTACCTACCTTTAATTTCTCGTTTGATAAGTAAAGGGATATTACTCGAGCCAGAGTTCATCACACCTGCATACCGCAATCCAGCGTCCAATGGCGCTGTGAGTAGATTCATTACTCATGCAATCCGTTGATAACATCATTTAATTGAATCAACAGGCTTAATTCAAAACATTACGCATCAGACTACACCGATGCGTAAATGGAGAAGGGGTTTTATGATGAAGGTGCTTGAGCAATACAGGCAACCCGCAAACATGCTCTGCCAGTCATTTAGGCACAGTGAATGTCAGGCGTATATTTCGCCATTAATCGACGCTGATATTGCGACGCTAAAACAGATCGGAACCGATCCGACCATTTGGCGCTTCGCTCGTTTCCCTAAAAGCGAGCAAGCTGTTTTCAATCGTTATTTTGAATCGCTGCTTAAAGATCCAAGCAGTTTCCTGTTTACGGTAAGAGATAAAAACACCCAAGAAGTAATAGGGTTTACTCGCCTTAAAAGCATTGACTTTAACCATAAGCGAGCTGAAATAGGCACCTGGTTAATGGGTACCAGTCAAGGGAAGGGAATCAACAAATATATTAAAAAACAACTACTCACAGTAGCCTTTGAGATACTAAAACTTGAAGAAGTCTACTGTTATGTCAACCGCGAAAACCAACCTTCGGTAAAGAGTCTACTCTCGCTTGGCTTTGTGATTAACGAGGATAAAAATCGCCTTTCACCTACCCATAAGAAAGAGGTTGATATGGCGCAGTACTATATCCATATCAGCGCCGACCGCTTCGCTCAAACATTATGGCAACAGCAGGCATAAGGTTTAAAAAGAAGGGGGCGAGCCCCCTTCTCTATTGAAGCCCATTAAAACCGAGCACACTAGCTACCCGTTAACTTTTGCCACCATGAAAGCGGTTTGCCGCAATTTTTGATTGGCTGGTAACTTTCACGCAACGCTGGCAATGCCACAACATTTGCGCAATCGGGTTCTTGTGCAATACCTGCTTTGTCGAAATAACCTTGTACCACACCATCAACAGGCGTACGTCGCAAACTGATGGGTGAACGATTATTTAAAAAGGCCTGATAGACCGCCATAGCACCGCTACTCCCGTAAAGACTGGTCTTACCGTTATCATCGAGGCCGACCCAAATCGCGGCAACGTTTCGCTCATCGAAACCTGCAAACCATGAGTCACGAGAATCGTTACTGGTGCCAGTTTTACCCGCTAGTGTGACTCCAGGAAACGCCTTACCAAGTCTGGCCGCGGTGCCAGAACGAACCACTTCGGTCATCGCATGCTGCACTAAGAAATCGCTGGCAACCCCAATCGCTTGACTCGCACCAGTATTTGCACTCTCCAAAGGATTGTTATTCGCATCCAAAACATGGGTTACCGCACTAAGCTGACGATAACGACCATTATCGGCTAAGGTTTGGTATACCTGAGCAACCATCAATGGCGAGCCATTGACTGCGCCAAGTAGCATAGATGGATATTCAGGGATCTTATCGGCCCAGCCCGCCTTGTCTAAGGTGGTTGCTACCGCTCCGGTGCCAATCGCCATACCTAAGTTCACCGTAGGCACGTTCATCGACTTCTTAAACGCGGTCAATAACGGCACCTGTCCAGAAAACTGCTTGTTGACGTTTTGTGGAGACCAGGTCTTACCTTGCTCATTTTTAAGGGTGATAGGCTCATCCTTAAGTGGCGTGGCTAAGTTGTATTTATCGCCTTGACTAAGGGCTGTGGCATAGACAAACGGCTTAATTAAGGAACCGATAGGACGCCTAATCTCTACCGCACGGTTAAAGCCTTGATAACTTGGCACCTTATCGCCTACCATCGCGGCGATACCCGCCGAATATTTGTCGGTCACCACCATGCCAACTTGTAAGTTTTTATCACGTCCAGCTAAATGTTTCATGGTCGACTCAACCGCCTTTTCCGCTGCCTCTTGCGCCATAGGATCGAGCGTGGTGTATACCTTAACCCCAGACTGTTGCAACAAAGCATCACCAAAGCGTCTAGATAGCTCACCTCTTACTACCGCAAAGAAAGCGGGCAGTTTTTGATGCACTGGTCGATCGAATTTGCGTAAACCCAGCGGAGA encodes the following:
- a CDS encoding flavohemoglobin expression-modulating QEGLA motif protein; protein product: MSNVAPILSSIDTQLHQLVKDIDILEAVKPLNYLQQRNAFFENHFSIEPRFIYADTSIDPFTLKRSLFNLPLEEIEDPDIYTLYLDVIDSYVDKIDQFKSIGSSEFLYDSLRYYGEPSEKDIRNAQFILHLPDNPDEQTGALLDAQAISEILAKMAIEENYNWQLQMDETMVANALVSGTKVRINSHAILSTIDAQALAHHELGVHLVTSLNAKAQPLQILSLGCPLNTMTQEGLAILSEYLSGNLSVKRLKTLALRVMAVNSMIEDKNFRTTFLLLKENYGVDDNLAYTITARVYRGGGYTKDHLYLKGFSMILSAYEQEKHFNHLLAGKTSLAYLPLISRLISKGILLEPEFITPAYRNPASNGAVSRFITHAIR
- a CDS encoding GNAT family N-acetyltransferase — encoded protein: MMKVLEQYRQPANMLCQSFRHSECQAYISPLIDADIATLKQIGTDPTIWRFARFPKSEQAVFNRYFESLLKDPSSFLFTVRDKNTQEVIGFTRLKSIDFNHKRAEIGTWLMGTSQGKGINKYIKKQLLTVAFEILKLEEVYCYVNRENQPSVKSLLSLGFVINEDKNRLSPTHKKEVDMAQYYIHISADRFAQTLWQQQA
- the mrcB gene encoding penicillin-binding protein 1B — translated: MTSKETPKKRAAKKPTNKSAKTKSKKAQPVSKGWGRKLWSITWKLALIVIAGLTIYSIYLDQIIARKFEGQKWHLPAQVFSRSMALYPGAAVSHEQLIAELKLLGYRKVANPRQVGEFSASKTKVDLWRRPFQHPQGSQVEQRVMITFDSQGVASVARQSDRRQMAVFHLEPVLLDRMITGDGEDRLFVQTDKIPPAIVNALILVEDRSFYEHHGVNPFAILRAALVNISAGRTVQGGSTLTQQLAKNFFLSSERSIVRKVREALMAIIIDFRYDKDEILEAYLNEVYMGQDKSRAVHGMGLASQFYFGRPIAELTLPQQAFLVAAIKGPSYYNPWRYPERAQERRDLVLRLLMEAEQLSVAQYKAAVESPLGLRKFDRPVHQKLPAFFAVVRGELSRRFGDALLQQSGVKVYTTLDPMAQEAAEKAVESTMKHLAGRDKNLQVGMVVTDKYSAGIAAMVGDKVPSYQGFNRAVEIRRPIGSLIKPFVYATALSQGDKYNLATPLKDEPITLKNEQGKTWSPQNVNKQFSGQVPLLTAFKKSMNVPTVNLGMAIGTGAVATTLDKAGWADKIPEYPSMLLGAVNGSPLMVAQVYQTLADNGRYRQLSAVTHVLDANNNPLESANTGASQAIGVASDFLVQHAMTEVVRSGTAARLGKAFPGVTLAGKTGTSNDSRDSWFAGFDERNVAAIWVGLDDNGKTSLYGSSGAMAVYQAFLNNRSPISLRRTPVDGVVQGYFDKAGIAQEPDCANVVALPALRESYQPIKNCGKPLSWWQKLTGS